A part of Anolis carolinensis isolate JA03-04 unplaced genomic scaffold, rAnoCar3.1.pri scaffold_10, whole genome shotgun sequence genomic DNA contains:
- the syf2 gene encoding pre-mRNA-splicing factor SYF2, with translation MAAESSVLEPELDASDVPEDQMTAEELAAHKREARLRKFRELHLKRNEARKLNHQEVVEEDKRLKLPANWEAKKARLEWELKVEEKKKDCVAKGEDYERVKLLEISAEDAERFERKKKKKNPDLGFSDYAAAQLRQYQRLTKQIRPDLEKYEKLREESGEEFYPTANSLLHGTHVPCKEGVDRMVSDLEKQIQKREKYSRRRSYNDDADIDYINERNAKFNKKAERFYGKYTAEIKQNLERGTAV, from the exons ATGGCGGCGGAAAGCAGCGTCCTGGAACCGGAGCTG GATGCTTCTGATGTCCCAGAAGATCAGATGACTGCAGAAGAGTTGGCTGCGCACAAAAGAGAGGCGCGCCTTCGGAAATTCCGAGAGCTTCATTTAAAAAGG AACGAAGCCCGCAAATTAAATCACCAAGAAGTTGTGGAAGAGGATAAAAGGTTGAAGTTGCCAGCAAACTGGGAAGCGAAAAAAGCTCGTTTAGAATGGGAGCTAAAggtagaagaaaagaaaaag GATTGTGTGGCAAAAGGAGAAGATTACGAGAGAGTGAAGCTGTTAGAAATCAGCGCAGAGGATGCAGAGCGAtttgagaggaagaagaagaagaaaaatcccgATCTTGGGTTTTCAG ATTATGCAGCTGCTCAATTACGCCAGTATCAGAGGTTGACCAAGCAGATCAGACCTGACCTGGAGAAGTATGAAAAGCTGAGAGAAGAAAG CGGTGAAGAATTTTACCCAACTGCAAACAGTCTTCTTCATGGAACCCACGTGCCCTGCAAAGAAGGGGTTGACAGGATGGTTTCGGATCTTGAGAAACA AATCCAAAAACGTGAAAAATACAGCAGAAGACGTTCTTACAATGACGATGCAGATATCGACTACATCAATGAACGGAATGCGAAGTTCAATAAGAAGGCGGAGCGGTTCTATGGGAAATATACTGCAGAAATCAAACAGAACTTGGAAAGAGGAACTGCTGTCTAG
- the tmem50a gene encoding transmembrane protein 50A has translation MSGFLENMRCSECVDWGEKRNTIASIAAGVLFFTGWWIIIDAAVKYPDSKQFNHSYHACGVIATVAFLMINAVSNGQVRGDSYSEGCLGQTGARIWLFIGFMLAFGSLIASMWVLFGGYVINDKPDKPAVYPGIAVFFQNAFIFFGGLVFKFGRTEDLWQ, from the exons ATGTCTGGGTTCCTTGAGAACATGAGATGCTCAGAATGTGTTGACTGGGGAGAAAAACGAAACACAATCGCGTCTATTGCCGCTGGGGTCCTG TTTTTTACAGGTTGGTGGATCATCATAGATGCAGCTGTTAAATACCCAGATTCGAAACAGTTCAACCATTCATACCATGCATGTGGAGTTATAGCAACAGTTGCATTCCTAAT GATCAATGCAGTCTCCAATGGACAAGTGCGCGGAGATAGTTACAGTGAAGGCTGCCTTGGGCAAACAG GTGCTCGCATCTGGCTGTTCATCGGGTTCATGTTGGCTTTTGGATCGCTGATTGCGTCCATGTGGGTCCTCTTTGGAGGATACGTGATTAACG aCAAACCAGACAAACCGGCCGTATATCCAGGAATTGCGGTCTTTTTCCAAAACGCATTTATCTTTTTTGG AGGTTTGGTCTTTAAGTTTGGTCGCACAGAAGATTTGTGGCAATAA